A single region of the Sphingobium sp. EP60837 genome encodes:
- a CDS encoding Flp family type IVb pilin, which translates to MRGLIESISRLGLLQCQRGATAVEYGLILALICLAMIAALSNVANKTIGMWNNVATEVLAH; encoded by the coding sequence ATGCGCGGGTTGATCGAAAGCATATCCCGGTTGGGACTGCTGCAATGTCAGCGGGGGGCTACCGCAGTTGAATATGGGCTGATCCTGGCGCTGATCTGCCTCGCCATGATCGCTGCGCTGTCGAACGTCGCGAACAAGACGATCGGCATGTGGAACAATGTCGCGACGGAAGTTCTCGCGCATTAA
- a CDS encoding Flp family type IVb pilin codes for MQFVRKMLKNEKGATAIEYGLIAALIAVAAIGAMTSLGGKLGNTFNNVGGNLK; via the coding sequence ATGCAGTTCGTGCGTAAGATGCTGAAGAACGAAAAGGGTGCAACGGCCATCGAATACGGCCTGATCGCGGCTCTGATCGCCGTCGCCGCCATCGGCGCGATGACCAGCCTCGGCGGCAAGCTGGGCAACACCTTCAACAATGTCGGCGGCAACCTGAAGTAA
- a CDS encoding (deoxy)nucleoside triphosphate pyrophosphohydrolase: protein MTIISPLLVVAAALVDADGRVLLQQRPPGKAMAGLWEFPGGKVETDETPESALIRELEEELGIRTHASCLAPAAFASEALGDRHLLLLLYVCRKWQGLPEARHATELKWVRPSQMYALEMPPADLPLIGLLDSLI from the coding sequence ATGACGATAATTTCTCCGCTGCTGGTGGTCGCCGCTGCCCTGGTCGATGCCGATGGGCGCGTGCTGCTGCAGCAACGCCCGCCGGGAAAGGCGATGGCCGGGCTTTGGGAATTTCCCGGCGGCAAGGTGGAAACGGATGAAACGCCGGAATCCGCTTTGATTCGGGAACTGGAGGAAGAACTGGGCATCCGCACCCACGCCAGTTGCCTCGCGCCAGCGGCTTTCGCCAGCGAAGCGCTGGGCGATCGGCATTTGCTCCTGTTGCTCTACGTCTGTCGCAAATGGCAGGGCCTGCCCGAAGCGCGACACGCGACTGAGTTGAAATGGGTGAGGCCCAGCCAGATGTACGCGCTGGAAATGCCGCCAGCGGACCTGCCGCTGATCGGTTTGCTCGATTCGCTGATTTGA